From a region of the Bradyrhizobium sp. KBS0727 genome:
- a CDS encoding SPFH domain-containing protein — MTGFDIFAIAFVLLVIVTLFAGVKTVAQGYDWTIERFGKYTRTLSPGLNIIVPYFDRVGRKMNMMEQVISIPEQEVITKDNATVTVDGVAFFQVFDAAKASYEVSNLDQAIIVLTMTNIRSVMGSMDLDQVLSHRDEINERLLRVVDAAVSPWGLKVNRIEIKDIVPPADLVEAMGRQMKAERVKRADILQAEGQRQSEILRAEGAKQGQILQAEGRKEAAFRDAEARERSAEAEAKATQMVSDAIAKGDVAALNYFIADKYIKAFGQFADSPNQKILMLPMEATAILSSLAGIGEIAKATFGESAASAAAAARRGSVPPAGPTPPPPFTPQR; from the coding sequence ATGACTGGTTTCGACATTTTCGCGATTGCGTTTGTACTGCTCGTCATCGTCACGCTGTTCGCGGGCGTCAAGACGGTGGCGCAGGGCTACGACTGGACCATCGAGCGGTTCGGAAAATACACCCGCACACTGTCGCCGGGACTAAATATCATCGTTCCCTATTTCGACCGCGTCGGGCGCAAGATGAACATGATGGAGCAGGTGATCTCCATTCCCGAGCAGGAAGTGATCACCAAGGACAACGCCACCGTGACGGTGGACGGCGTCGCCTTTTTCCAGGTGTTCGACGCCGCCAAGGCCAGTTACGAGGTGTCCAATCTCGATCAGGCGATCATCGTGCTGACCATGACCAACATCCGTTCGGTGATGGGTTCGATGGATCTCGACCAGGTGCTGTCGCATCGCGACGAGATCAACGAGCGCCTGCTGCGCGTGGTCGACGCCGCGGTGTCGCCGTGGGGGTTGAAGGTCAACCGCATCGAGATCAAGGATATCGTGCCGCCGGCCGACCTGGTCGAGGCGATGGGACGTCAGATGAAGGCCGAGCGCGTCAAGCGCGCCGACATCCTGCAGGCGGAAGGCCAGCGCCAATCTGAAATTCTTCGCGCCGAAGGCGCCAAGCAGGGCCAGATCCTGCAGGCCGAAGGCCGCAAGGAAGCGGCGTTCCGCGACGCCGAGGCCCGCGAGCGCTCGGCCGAGGCCGAAGCCAAGGCGACGCAGATGGTCTCCGACGCGATCGCCAAGGGCGACGTCGCCGCGCTGAACTATTTCATCGCCGACAAGTACATCAAGGCGTTCGGGCAGTTTGCGGATTCGCCGAACCAGAAAATCCTGATGCTGCCGATGGAGGCGACCGCGATACTCTCGTCGCTCGCCGGCATCGGCGAAATCGCCAAGGCCACCTTCGGCGAAAGCGCGGCTTCCGCTGCGGCCGCCGCGCGGCGCGGTTCGGTGCCGCCAGCCGGCCCGACCCCGCCGCCGCCGTTCACGCCGCAGCGGTGA
- a CDS encoding MAPEG family protein: MTVAEFCVFGAVALYLLTIVPVKWIGFRKYDNARPRDPAFYEDAIRARALGAHLNGIEAFPFFAAAVLLAEFRLGPQRLIDELAVLFLIVRIAYVFTYLGNRPRLRSILWNIGFVINVAIFFLPAIKAYLPG; the protein is encoded by the coding sequence ATGACAGTCGCCGAATTCTGCGTTTTCGGGGCGGTGGCGCTGTATCTTTTGACCATCGTGCCGGTCAAATGGATCGGCTTTCGCAAATATGACAATGCCAGGCCGCGCGACCCGGCGTTTTACGAGGACGCCATCCGCGCCCGCGCGCTGGGCGCCCACCTTAACGGGATCGAGGCCTTTCCGTTCTTTGCGGCGGCCGTCCTGCTGGCGGAATTTCGCCTCGGGCCGCAGCGCCTGATCGACGAACTGGCGGTGCTGTTCCTGATCGTGCGGATCGCCTATGTCTTCACCTATCTCGGCAACCGCCCGCGGTTGCGATCGATCCTGTGGAACATCGGGTTTGTGATCAATGTCGCGATTTTCTTTCTGCCGGCGATCAAGGCGTATTTGCCGGGGTAG
- a CDS encoding NfeD family protein — MAEMFSTLGTWNWLIFGFVLMALELLAPGVFLFWLGLAALLVGLLSFAINPAWQTQLLMFAVFAVAAVPAWRYFARSASSHSVSNPFLNKRTEALIGRVFTLEKPIVNGSGTVRIDDTIWRVAGPDTPAGSRVKVVQADGASLTVAAA, encoded by the coding sequence ATGGCCGAGATGTTTTCGACGTTAGGCACCTGGAACTGGCTGATCTTCGGCTTCGTCCTGATGGCGCTGGAATTGCTCGCGCCGGGTGTGTTCCTGTTCTGGCTCGGGCTCGCCGCTTTGCTGGTCGGGTTGTTGTCGTTTGCGATCAACCCGGCGTGGCAGACGCAGCTCTTGATGTTTGCGGTATTCGCGGTCGCTGCCGTGCCGGCGTGGCGTTATTTCGCGCGCAGCGCTTCCAGCCACAGCGTCAGCAATCCCTTTCTCAACAAGCGGACCGAAGCCCTGATCGGCCGGGTGTTCACGCTGGAAAAGCCGATCGTCAACGGCTCCGGCACGGTGCGGATCGACGACACCATCTGGCGCGTTGCCGGGCCGGACACGCCGGCTGGCAGCCGGGTCAAGGTCGTGCAGGCCGACGGTGCCAGCCTGACGGTGGCGGCGGCCTAG
- a CDS encoding DUF1007 family protein, which yields MGRLLCLLLVATAGLALGLSSAKAHPHVWITAKSRVIYAPDGSVSGVRHAWTFDDMFSTYALQGIEQKTKGAYSREELAPLAQTNVESLKEFGFFTFARADGSKQRFLEPVDYFLEFKDSLLSLHFTLPAKTPFKAKQLVLEVFDRAFFIDFKYADQDPVTLVGAPAACRMQFQRPNDGSAAAQKLGEQDFAGGEGGNFGLMFANKITVDCP from the coding sequence ATAGGCAGGCTGCTGTGCCTGCTGCTTGTCGCGACGGCCGGACTTGCTCTCGGCCTATCCTCCGCAAAAGCCCATCCGCATGTCTGGATCACGGCCAAAAGCCGGGTGATCTACGCGCCCGACGGCTCGGTCTCGGGCGTGCGCCATGCCTGGACCTTTGACGACATGTTCTCGACCTATGCGCTGCAGGGCATCGAGCAAAAGACCAAAGGCGCCTACAGCCGCGAGGAGCTGGCGCCGCTGGCGCAGACCAACGTGGAATCGCTGAAGGAGTTCGGCTTCTTCACCTTTGCCAGGGCCGACGGCAGCAAGCAGCGATTCCTCGAGCCGGTGGATTACTTCCTCGAATTCAAGGACAGTCTGCTGAGCCTGCATTTCACGCTGCCGGCGAAGACGCCGTTCAAGGCGAAGCAACTTGTGTTGGAGGTGTTCGACCGCGCCTTCTTCATCGACTTCAAATATGCCGACCAGGATCCGGTGACGCTGGTCGGCGCGCCCGCCGCGTGCCGGATGCAGTTCCAGCGGCCCAATGACGGCTCTGCCGCCGCGCAAAAGCTCGGCGAGCAGGATTTTGCCGGCGGCGAGGGCGGCAATTTCGGCCTGATGTTCGCCAACAAGATCACGGTGGATTGCCCGTGA
- a CDS encoding thioesterase family protein: protein MSRDQFWFFHPFRVRYSEIDGQGVVFNAHYLTYFDTTITEYFRALGYDQFADAKATGIDFHVVKSLIEYKAPVLFDWELDVGARVARIGNSSLTFELAIYLKGSGEALVTGEIVWVYTDQKSHRPVPIQKSIRDLIATREQRL, encoded by the coding sequence ATGTCACGCGACCAATTCTGGTTCTTCCACCCCTTCCGGGTGCGCTACTCCGAAATCGACGGCCAAGGCGTCGTCTTCAACGCGCATTACCTGACGTATTTCGATACGACCATCACCGAGTATTTTCGTGCGTTGGGGTACGATCAGTTTGCCGACGCCAAGGCGACCGGTATCGACTTCCATGTCGTCAAATCCCTGATCGAGTACAAGGCGCCGGTGCTGTTCGACTGGGAATTGGACGTCGGCGCCAGGGTGGCGCGGATCGGCAATTCAAGCCTTACGTTCGAACTCGCGATCTATCTGAAGGGCAGCGGTGAGGCGCTGGTGACCGGCGAAATCGTCTGGGTCTACACCGACCAGAAATCCCATCGTCCGGTCCCGATCCAGAAATCGATCCGCGACCTGATCGCGACGCGGGAGCAACGACTGTGA
- a CDS encoding nickel/cobalt transporter encodes MSRRAFARGLATGVAALAAVFVLDGALHVLLAQNPFGGPRPAAAEPQVGGIVGWLLAKQSEFYREMSSTIRAAKSDGSAVGTLLAISFAYGIFHAAGPGHGKAVISSYLVANRETARRGIALSFASALLQALVAVVVVGVCAWLLNATAKTMCGAEKAIEILSYALIAAFGARLVWTKGGGFMRALQAKPEPAMVAAHDRHDHDHAHGHGHHHHDHGHDHDHHHDHDAHVHDEHCGHSHGPTPDQLAGPGGWRRGFGAIFAVGLRPCSGAILVLVFALAQGLFWAGIAATFVMGLGTAITVATIAVLAVSARGLAQRLSGGSDGRGTLVMRGIEFAAAGLVLLFGLGLLFGYLAAERVTCL; translated from the coding sequence ATGTCACGCAGGGCCTTCGCACGCGGTCTGGCGACCGGCGTAGCGGCGCTTGCCGCCGTTTTCGTTCTCGACGGCGCGCTGCATGTCCTGCTGGCGCAGAATCCGTTCGGCGGCCCGCGGCCGGCCGCCGCCGAGCCGCAGGTCGGCGGCATCGTCGGATGGCTGCTGGCAAAACAGTCGGAGTTCTATCGTGAAATGTCTTCGACGATCCGCGCCGCGAAGTCGGACGGCTCAGCGGTCGGGACGCTGCTGGCGATCTCGTTTGCCTACGGGATCTTTCACGCCGCCGGCCCCGGCCACGGCAAGGCCGTGATCTCGTCCTACCTCGTCGCCAACCGCGAGACCGCGCGGCGCGGCATCGCGCTGTCGTTTGCCTCGGCGCTGCTGCAGGCGCTGGTAGCGGTGGTGGTCGTCGGCGTCTGCGCGTGGCTGCTCAATGCCACTGCGAAAACGATGTGCGGGGCCGAGAAGGCGATCGAGATCTTAAGCTACGCCCTGATCGCGGCGTTCGGCGCCCGCCTGGTCTGGACCAAGGGCGGCGGTTTTATGCGCGCGCTGCAGGCGAAGCCGGAGCCGGCGATGGTCGCGGCCCATGACCGTCATGATCATGATCACGCGCACGGCCACGGCCATCATCATCACGATCATGGACATGACCACGATCATCACCACGACCATGACGCGCATGTGCATGACGAGCATTGCGGCCATTCGCACGGGCCGACGCCGGATCAGCTCGCCGGCCCGGGCGGCTGGCGGCGCGGTTTTGGCGCGATCTTCGCGGTCGGCTTGCGGCCCTGTTCGGGCGCGATCCTGGTGCTGGTTTTTGCTTTGGCCCAAGGCCTGTTCTGGGCCGGCATCGCCGCCACCTTCGTGATGGGCCTCGGCACCGCGATCACGGTCGCCACCATCGCCGTGCTCGCGGTCTCCGCGCGAGGCCTCGCCCAGCGCCTCAGCGGCGGCAGCGACGGCCGCGGCACGCTGGTCATGCGCGGCATCGAATTCGCCGCGGCGGGCCTGGTGCTGCTGTTCGGGCTAGGATTGCTGTTCGGCTATCTCGCGGCCGAACGGGTGACGTGTTTATGA
- a CDS encoding carboxymuconolactone decarboxylase family protein yields MSQTMSRLAPLAPPYAPEIQAQFDRVMRGAPPLLLFRVMAGHARAWEKFRAGSLLDRGPLSLREREIVIDRTCARTGCEYEWGVHVATFAEVAHLTDVQIRATVVDNADAACWSAAEQALIAAVDALHDRATLTDAEFKALSSHYDEAQILEIIMLCGFYRTVSYLANTLALPLEEKAARFPN; encoded by the coding sequence ATGTCCCAGACCATGTCGCGCCTCGCGCCGCTGGCGCCGCCTTATGCACCTGAAATCCAGGCGCAGTTCGACCGCGTCATGCGTGGCGCGCCGCCGCTGCTGCTGTTCCGCGTGATGGCGGGTCACGCCCGCGCCTGGGAGAAGTTCCGGGCCGGCAGCCTGCTCGATCGCGGCCCGCTGTCGTTGCGGGAGCGCGAGATCGTCATCGATCGCACCTGCGCCCGAACCGGTTGCGAATACGAATGGGGCGTACATGTCGCGACGTTCGCGGAAGTCGCGCACCTGACCGACGTCCAGATCCGCGCCACCGTGGTTGATAACGCCGATGCCGCCTGCTGGTCGGCCGCCGAGCAGGCGCTGATCGCGGCTGTCGACGCACTGCACGACCGCGCGACGCTGACCGATGCCGAGTTCAAGGCGCTGTCGTCGCATTACGACGAGGCGCAGATTCTCGAGATCATCATGCTGTGCGGATTCTATCGCACCGTGTCGTATCTGGCGAACACGCTGGCGCTGCCGCTGGAGGAGAAGGCGGCGCGGTTTCCGAACTAA
- the hemH gene encoding ferrochelatase: MTVVVPIGSAKPEPAARPERVGVLLVNLGTPDTADARGVRVYLKEFLSDPRVIEDQGLKWKLILNGIILRIRPRRKARDYRKIWNTEKNESPLKTITRAQAEKLAAGIADHDHVVVDWAMRYGNPSIRSRIDALTVQGCDRLLVVPLYPQYSAATSATVCDEVFKVLAGMRAQPTLRVTPPYYDDPDYIDALAVSMSAYLATLPFQPELIVASYHGMPQTYVDKGDPYYAQCVATTDALRKRMGLDASKLMLTFQSRFGFDAWLQPYTDKTIAQLAKDGVRRIAVVTPGFSADCLETLEEIAQENAEIFKHSGGEQFSAIPCLNDSEPGMDVIRQLVLRELQGWI; the protein is encoded by the coding sequence ATGACCGTGGTCGTTCCCATTGGAAGCGCGAAGCCTGAGCCGGCCGCCCGGCCGGAACGTGTCGGCGTGCTGCTGGTCAATCTCGGCACGCCCGACACGGCGGATGCCCGGGGCGTGCGGGTCTACCTGAAGGAATTCCTCTCCGACCCGCGCGTGATCGAGGATCAGGGCCTGAAGTGGAAGCTGATCCTCAACGGGATCATCCTGCGCATCCGTCCCCGCCGCAAGGCCCGCGACTACCGGAAGATCTGGAACACCGAAAAGAACGAGTCGCCGCTGAAGACGATCACGCGCGCGCAGGCCGAGAAGCTCGCGGCTGGCATAGCCGACCATGACCACGTCGTTGTCGACTGGGCGATGCGCTACGGCAATCCCTCGATCCGATCGCGCATCGACGCACTGACCGTGCAGGGCTGCGACCGCCTGCTGGTGGTGCCGCTCTATCCGCAATATTCGGCAGCGACCTCGGCAACCGTCTGCGACGAGGTGTTCAAGGTGCTGGCCGGCATGCGCGCGCAGCCGACGCTGCGGGTGACGCCGCCTTATTACGACGATCCTGATTACATCGACGCGCTCGCGGTCTCCATGTCAGCGTATCTGGCGACGCTGCCGTTTCAGCCCGAGCTGATCGTGGCGTCGTATCACGGCATGCCGCAGACCTATGTCGACAAGGGCGATCCCTATTACGCGCAGTGCGTTGCAACAACGGACGCGTTGCGGAAGCGCATGGGGCTTGATGCCTCCAAACTGATGCTTACGTTTCAGTCGCGCTTCGGCTTCGACGCGTGGTTGCAGCCCTATACGGACAAGACCATCGCGCAGCTTGCCAAGGATGGCGTGCGGCGCATCGCCGTCGTGACGCCCGGCTTCTCCGCCGATTGCCTGGAGACACTGGAAGAGATCGCGCAGGAAAATGCCGAGATCTTCAAGCACAGTGGCGGCGAGCAATTTTCCGCCATCCCTTGCCTCAACGACAGTGAGCCCGGCATGGACGTCATCCGCCAGCTCGTGCTGCGCGAGCTGCAAGGCTGGATCTGA
- a CDS encoding helix-turn-helix domain-containing protein has product MAKPASIPKKQAVRGSRSGRPIMALLDLLGRRWTLRIVWELRDAPLTSRALRTACDDASPTIVQARLTELREAGLVELEQGDGYRLTPLGRELEQTFLPLTRFAERWSKHISGSN; this is encoded by the coding sequence ATGGCAAAACCGGCCTCCATCCCGAAGAAACAGGCCGTCCGCGGCTCCCGGTCGGGCCGGCCGATCATGGCGCTGCTCGATCTGCTCGGCCGGCGCTGGACCTTGCGGATCGTCTGGGAGCTGCGCGACGCTCCCTTGACCTCGCGCGCGCTGCGCACCGCCTGCGACGACGCCTCGCCGACCATCGTCCAGGCCCGGCTGACCGAGCTGCGCGAAGCCGGCCTGGTCGAACTCGAACAAGGCGACGGCTACCGCCTGACACCACTGGGCCGCGAACTGGAGCAGACCTTCCTTCCCCTCACCCGTTTTGCGGAGCGCTGGAGCAAACATATCAGCGGTTCGAACTAG
- the tenA gene encoding thiaminase II — MSFFERLKTAASAEWRAYTGHPFTDAMADGSLPEAAFRHYLVQDYLFLIEFARAYALAIYKSPSLADMRESAGGLSAILDVEMDLHIKLCAGWGLSPGDLEHAPPAVEMLAYTRYVLDAGMRGDLLTLKVALAPCVIGYAEIATRLASRPGALAATNPYSVWISEYAGAPYQEVAENARAQLESLADRYATPAREAELIAIFREATRLEADFWQMGWRVRS; from the coding sequence GTGAGTTTCTTCGAGCGTCTCAAGACAGCCGCGTCGGCCGAGTGGCGGGCCTACACCGGGCATCCCTTCACCGACGCGATGGCCGACGGTTCGCTCCCTGAGGCGGCGTTCCGTCACTACCTCGTTCAGGATTATCTGTTCCTGATCGAATTTGCCCGGGCCTACGCGCTCGCGATCTACAAGTCACCAAGCCTCGCCGATATGCGGGAGTCGGCGGGGGGTCTTTCGGCCATCCTCGACGTCGAGATGGACCTTCACATCAAACTCTGCGCCGGCTGGGGGCTGTCGCCAGGCGATCTCGAACACGCGCCTCCCGCGGTCGAGATGCTGGCCTATACGCGCTATGTGCTGGATGCGGGAATGCGCGGCGATCTGCTGACGCTCAAGGTGGCGCTGGCGCCTTGCGTGATCGGCTATGCCGAGATCGCGACGCGGCTCGCCTCGCGGCCCGGGGCACTTGCGGCAACGAATCCGTACAGCGTCTGGATCTCGGAATATGCCGGCGCGCCATACCAGGAGGTCGCAGAGAATGCGCGCGCGCAACTGGAGAGTCTGGCTGATCGCTACGCCACGCCGGCCCGCGAGGCGGAACTGATCGCGATATTCAGGGAAGCCACCCGGCTTGAGGCCGATTTCTGGCAAATGGGTTGGCGCGTAAGGTCGTGA